In Hoplias malabaricus isolate fHopMal1 chromosome 18, fHopMal1.hap1, whole genome shotgun sequence, the genomic window ttaaaactgtTGTCTGTtgacaccgtgaccctgaaatggaaaagcagaaaagaagatgagatgagatgagatgttGTCTGTTGAATACCCTTGAATTTATTTAGGACTCCAAAAACCCAAGAAGACAAAGACATTCAAGGTGCACAATACATCTTGCCGAAATCTAGCAAGAATCTTTTTATGTGACACCTGTTGATTAAAGTGTTTAAACAATTGTTACCAATGCTATTTTTTATGATGTCTTAATGTTTTGCTTGTATAATCTCaagcaaattaattattttattataaatcatcaaataaatcattaaaagaATCAAACATTTTTTCTACACCCATTTCATTTAATAGAACATAGTTCTGTTGTATGATATGAATATTAAGACATATGTGTCTCAGGAAAGATATTCTCATTTCATTACTTTGAATACATACAAGTAATTACATGCTCATGTGCATACATGATTCATGTATAAAATGAATTTTGATTTTAGGCTTACTAATGAGTCATAAAAGACATAATTCATAAAACTacacattaaattaaacaaatataatttcATGTTAAAAATAACATACATTTATATTGACCAAGTTTCAGTTTAAAATTCTTGTTCAGAATAGGTTCTGAATCATCAGACTTCTAAAGTTCGATTGCAAATGCTATAAATACAATTTCTGGTACCTTAATATATGTTAACTGCCCAAATATATAATACCTGGCTTTCAAAACGAATTCTGATATGGAAATGTTTTGACAAAAGGCATTCTATGGTTATTTTGCATTGCAGCGTGAAGGTAGGTAACCTCATATAGCGgaaccaaaaatgaacgaagacggacatttttttaagtcggacgttaagaaaaaaacaacacgtgAACTTATTTGGCACAACACAGTCCTTCTGTCGGTGAGGACGTttgtctttttatatttttgtctttcttgCGTGTTGCGTTCTTTTACATGTCTTTAGAAAATATGTCTACGTAAAATTCTTATAATTTATGAGGTACCACGCTGATTAGCTTGGTCAATTTTAGCTAAAATGGTTGTGTTGTCAGCCCTTCGCCTAATTTTGGGGTTTTGTTTGTAATACTGCCAGAACACACTACGCCAACACCATATTGTTTGGTTTGTGGCTGCATTATGGGGAGGTTGCCGATAGTGGCTCTAATACtattaaaagtgcattgcacAAAAGAACTAAAACATTGCTTGGACTTTTGACATGAGAGTAATAGAATGTGCCTTTGGTTTTCGGTGTTTAAAGAGCGATGAACATTTAGCCAAACTTGGTTGTTAAGAATATTCAGATATTAAAAGTggattataaatattttttaaatatcccGAATAAACaagcatgaaaaaataaaaccaaaaacaaagacGCCAGTAACAAAATGGGAATTATATTAAATCAACAAAAATTATTGAGGAAATATCTATATATTATTTGGTAAGTCACTAAAGTAATTACATTGTCAGGCCTAGTCTGAACGGACATAATAATTTGTCTAGAATCGGAAAGTTTGTGAAGGCCAAATAAAGTTTGAAAATGTTACTAACGTATTGGATCTGCTTTGTGGCTGACGAGAAGATTCTAAAAGGTTTGTGGAATTTAAGTTAGCTGCTAAGTTATTTCTAAGCGTTGCTATGGAGTCCGAGGTGTAGCTGGGCTGATGCTAAGGCATTGCATAGTGATTGCTATGGTATCCAAGGTGGTTGTTAAGGTGTACCTATACTGCTGCTAAAGGTTTCCCCAGTGGTTAATCTCAAGGTGTTAATTAGGTATTACTAGGCTGTGGTATCCCAGATGGTTGCTAGGTTATTGTTGCTGCTGTTGCTTTGGAAGACtatttaattttgtaattgCTGGAGCAACGAGGGAGGTGTGTCTAACGGAATAGACAGGGAGTGGACACTGTTAAAAAacggattattattattatttctgtagcaaaacagtttttaaacagtgtccactctcTATCCATTCTGTTAGAGGCACCACCCTCATTGCTCcagcttgtagatgtaaagtgtTTAAGTGTTTTGGTTGTCCTCAAGTCCATCAGTGGATACAGCATGTCtcacacaggatgctgttttCCATTGTGAAAGAAAATAGGTTTGGCCAGGTAAAATAATATGGGAAACAAAGAGACGATAAAAccagtatttgtacattttgtcACTGAGTTTGTCCATATACACATATTGAtaatcacatacacacaaagataaagtaaataaatttgattgtCTTGATGTGCCAAACATGAAAGGATGCCACAATATGTTGTCTAAGCATCTATGCAGCatgttaataaaaaataaagacgGTATTTAATGATACACTAATAAAACCTCAGTAAACGTTGTCAAGGCTTGGTCAAGCTGTAAGGTTTTACAgaaaacatgtttgtttttctttgactGGAGTGTTCTAGCATGATGAACATTGAAATGTAACATTGCTCCTGGATTGacaagtttaaaataaaaggaaaaattaaaaagaacaatagtataataataaaaagaagtaATACATTACCACAATACcactttttgttttaattaatcatTTGCATTGCATTTTGTGTTCCTGTTTCTATCCTAATAATTATTTCTTCACATTAGAGAGCTCCTTGTATTTTTGTCTTGCTTCAGTTTTTAACATGATTTCtcttaaaacacagtaaacaatgCCACGCTGGGCAAGGGCCAACAATGTTCATAAACACAGATTGACTGAAGCTACCCCGTGGAGCCAGCTAAAGGGAGGGGAAGCTGGAGGCTTCACTGAAACTGAGAGAAGCCTAAAGAGAGGCAGCGCTATAGGTGCATCATCACACATTCAACAAAGTTCTAGTAGAAAGAGAgcttataaaaagaaaacagatgatGTGAATGGATTTATGGAATATTTGAAACAGACAGAACAATCACAATCTACAGGACCAAAAAATGAAGCATGTATGGAGGATATTTTAGCCACTGCCCTCAAAAATGATAATAGGAGAGAAGTCCGGAGGATTAAGAGACAGACAGCAAAAAAGAACAACATGGTATGTAAGATATGCAAGATATTAAGtattgcattttttaaacatgttggCTCCATacaaaatcatttattttcttcCTCATCTTTAGGTGTGTTTTAACTGTAGAAAGCCTGGCCATGGATTAGCAGACTGCCCAGAAGCTGATAATGATGAAGAGTTAGGCAGGGGGATCTGCTATCGTTGTGGCTCTACAGAGCATGAGATCCACAAGTGCAGAGCAAAAGTGGATCCTGCTTTAGGTAAGTATGTAGAATAAGGGTGAATTATTTTACCACTTTTCCAAAAGTTAACACGGTTCTCCTTGGGTCTTAATTGAATGTTTCTGATGTAATTTCATAATACCACGAaggtcaaacaacacagcacctcTCACCCACCCTGTattaacagccctgttcagaatgacctgCTTTACGGCTTTTTCTTTAAGTCAGTGGTtcccatttaaaatgtatttttaaacattgtaattcaGGCAAAACTGCAAACTTGTGAAATAAGTCACATTTACAGTTGAATTATTACAAGTAACAAGCAACATGTATCACATTCATGTGCCTGGTTACCCCACCAAAAGCAAAGACTTCTCCTACTAATCGGGCCATATACAATGTATGAGACGGGCTgtcacagaaccaggagacatGAGCCAATAGTATTCCCTGAGAGAAACATCGCTGACCCCACGGCCAAACTTTCAAAAACCCACCAACTTCAAAACCCGAGTGCGTAAAGTCCTCACGAACGCAGAAAGAGCTTGGGAAATTTCAAGTTCTCCAGGGTAACCAtttgagaataaaataaaatggtttgAGAGTGAGATTATGAGCGGTGCATATACTTattcctctctctgtgctcacgAGTTTCACATTTGCACTCATGAGAAGGATATATGCACCCAAGCAATATGTTAAAAGCTGCAGGTTTCCTTTTCCACCTGGTGTTTTTGCACCCTCTACTTTTGACATTGATATGAGGCCATACTTGTTTGTTGGTGACACTCGGGTGCTCATATAAAACTGGgcattttactttattatattatttcagagtagttttaatgatatttgaattagaatctctcTATATGTCGAGTAATTATTTCAGGGAGAGAGTTAACATCAAACACCACACAGATCTGACACGAGAAATAAAATTACAGCGCACATCTCAGACAATAAAACACTTCCAGCTTCAACAACTTATAAGACATAAATATTTGGATTAAGAGAGGCATGAGGGAAAAATGTCAAACTTTTTGCATTCGTTTTTTGTGtgttggagaaagagagagacagtaagagCTAGTTAAGAGATGTATTCCCTGTTCAGTGTGTGTCATGCCATTCATCTATGCAGTCTAAAGGACATATTCTTTGTATGTGTAAGACACTCTTCCTGCTACACCTGATTTCctgctgagtgagtgagttagagcaggaaaaaaatactaaaaaataTCTTAACCAGTGACCATGCTTGAACTTgatttcaaatttattttctcACTTATTCTAATCAGTGTGATGTATAATGTGGTTTTGTGGAATTTAATGTTCTTAAATCTTTTGttcactgtctttttttttttttttcccctaggTGAATATCCATATGCCAAATGTTTCATTTGTGGCCAAACTGGTCACCTATCCAGATCCTGCCCTGACAACCCAAAAGGACTCTATTCTGCAGGTGTGTTTTTAAACAaccataatataaatattaatatactcTTCTTTTACATGCATTTTTTTGCAAGTTTGTGTGCAGTAATTGAGAGAAAGTAATCAACATTTAAGTCCAAGTACAACCTTCGTTTCTAGAAAACAACAGGACATTACATTAATCTTTACTTAACTGTCAaaagggttttttgtttttttttttaataatgattttcCAATTTGATGCCAGTAACACActcaaaaataagaaatgggccCTAGGCATGTTTGCCAATTTGTGTAAGTGAAACTTTtacccattcttgcttgatacaagacttcCGTTGCTCATCAATCCATGGTTGTCTTTTTTAGTCTGTTTTTCCTGTTTATTATTCTCCCCATATTTTCAGACAGACCTGGACTGCCGTCTGgccagtcacacacatacacagtcattAAACATATGTCTGTGTATAGTCCCAAGAAACGGTACCTTCACACATATGCAAGTGACCCATGCTGTGGACACTGATGCACCCCCATGCATGACAGATGCTGGTTTTTGCACCTTTTAATTATAATAGCTTTAAtggtcatttttattattggcaTTGAGAATTGGCCGtggtttttttccccttccctAAAATAATGAAACATGGACTCATCAGACCACAGCCTGTGTTTCACCTTTCCTCAGTCTACCACAGAGAACTCAGTATTGTTCCTGCATAGATTTAACGTATGGCTTCCTCTTTCGGgatgcatttcttgatgcagcatCAGACTGCATTAAGTGACAACGTTCTGAAATATTACCAACCCCATGTAACTATATTTATCATAGATAAATGTCGAATATCAGTGCAGTGCCATCTTTTTGCTTGAATTTAACTAAATGTTGAAAGAACTCAGTTCTCTGTTATTCTCTGGTGAGAAATGGTGAGCCATGAATTGTTACAGAAAAACTATTACAGAGACTGAGCCTTGGCTGGGGGTTCCTTTTATACACATTCATGACACCAGCCGATATTTCCAATTCACCTACTTACTGTGGAATGTTTTACGCTGAATATTCCAtaaatcttttttgttttttcttgtccCATCCAAACtttgaatgtgttgcaggcatcaaattcagtGTGTTATTAGTTAGTATATACAAAGTTCAGtcaaattaataatattttctttgtattttttttttcagttaaaaataaattaaagataaTTAATAAAAAGATGATAAAATTTTGCAGAATTTCTCGACTTTTCAGCAAatgtgctttatatatatatatttctgtgagTCTTTGATATGAGGTCTAGTATTTAGCAGGCAACTTTTTTGTTTAGGGGGCTGCTGTCGTTTATGTGGTTCGgttgaacacttccagaaaaACTGTCCAGAACACCAGACTTCAGGTGAGTCGTCCCTACCTGTCTTACAAGGCTCTTGCCTATgaaaattttgttttattatgccTAGACTACTGTAATGTATTATTAACTGGgtttccaaaaaacacatgacagactacagggtgggtcatttatatggatacaccttaataaaatggtaatgattggtgatattaacttcctgtttgtggaagATTAgcatatgggagggggaaaacttttcaagatgggtggtgaccatggtggccattttgaagttggacattttggatccaacttttgttttttcaaggggaaaagagtcatgtgacacatcaaacttactgggaatttcacaagaaaaacaatggtgtgcttggttttaacgtaactttatttttGCACCAAAAATCAATTAATATTCATCAGGCATTATCTGTTACTAGTTTTACCGTTTTATTTCTGACTTTGTATTTATtgatatatttgatatatatattttaattgtagCTTGTTACTTTCATATGTTGGATGAAAGCATCGACACCTCTAAAAACATTCTGCGGTTTGGAACTTCTAAGCTATTGCCTGCTTCTAATCCCTCTCTGAGCCACAATTTCTAACAGAAACCTGACAACTTCAAAGGGAATTAATGCATTTGACATACCCTGTTGTCACTGTGAAATCTTGAAGTATTCAGCAGAGATTGGCAGATCCAGATCCAGAACTCCCATCATTCCATATTagaaaaatatttgtataaacTTTACTTTGGCTTAGTCCCAATTGTTGTAAAAACACCCAAAATTATGACAGGTTTGCTTTCAGCACATGTAGCAAAATCTGGCCGACATATtttgaataattaattataaataaatataggattattattataatattattttggCAAGTCCTATCGCAGACTTTATAATTGATTTTCCCATAAATATGCATTAGTGTAACGCTGGCCACAATTTTCAGATGAGTTTGCATTTTActttataaaaacacaaattaaatgaaCACATGATCAACCCTTTGAGCAACCAGTCTAGAAATTGTTGTGGCATAGC contains:
- the zcchc9 gene encoding zinc finger CCHC domain-containing protein 9 isoform X2, with product MPRWARANNVHKHRLTEATPWSQLKGGEAGGFTETERSLKRGSAIGPKNEACMEDILATALKNDNRREVRRIKRQTAKKNNMVCFNCRKPGHGLADCPEADNDEELGRGICYRCGSTEHEIHKCRAKVDPALGEYPYAKCFICGQTGHLSRSCPDNPKGLYSAGGCCRLCGSVEHFQKNCPEHQTSANSITVSRLSNRMSADQEDILVSVKNVPTKKTKVVVF
- the zcchc9 gene encoding zinc finger CCHC domain-containing protein 9 isoform X1 produces the protein MPRWARANNVHKHRLTEATPWSQLKGGEAGGFTETERSLKRGSAIGASSHIQQSSSRKRAYKKKTDDVNGFMEYLKQTEQSQSTGPKNEACMEDILATALKNDNRREVRRIKRQTAKKNNMVCFNCRKPGHGLADCPEADNDEELGRGICYRCGSTEHEIHKCRAKVDPALGEYPYAKCFICGQTGHLSRSCPDNPKGLYSAGGCCRLCGSVEHFQKNCPEHQTSANSITVSRLSNRMSADQEDILVSVKNVPTKKTKVVVF